Proteins encoded by one window of Thunnus thynnus chromosome 3, fThuThy2.1, whole genome shotgun sequence:
- the LOC137179994 gene encoding GRB2-related adapter protein-like has translation MEAVALFSFTASEADEISFHKGDVIKVTEMEDDSCWFTAEIQGKRGFVPENYISLLPHPWFAGPVSRLEAEQRLRWQDTGVFLVRESESAPGEFSVSVSYGDRVEHFRVLEGGGQYCIWDESFCSLNRLVDFYRTHSIAVEKVVCLRDPPSDTSPRLLSHSGRNPYPNPYISSSQESLRSTRLCSHPSHPSHPPRESSPRLQESVSGKPRLAHALCDYTPAQTAHLHFLRGDIIDLLDCSGSLSWRGRCHGRVGVFPPDYVQPLYH, from the exons aTGGAAGCGGTGGcacttttctctttcacagcATCAGAAGCGGACGAGATCAGCTTTCACAAAGGGGACGTTATCAAG GTGACAGAAATGGAGGATGATTCTTGCTGGTTCACAGCAGAGATCCAGGGGAAGCGTGGCTTCGTGCCAGAGAACTACATTTCCCTCCTTCCTCATCc GTGGTTTGCAGGACCGGTGTCGAGACTTGAGGCTGAGCAGCGTCTGCGCTGGCAGGACACTGGAGTGTTCCTGGTCAGGGAAAGCGAGTCAGCTCCAGGAGAGTTTTCTGTCTCCGTTAG CTATGGTGACCGGGTGGAACATTTCCGAGTTCTCGAGGGTGGCGGTCAGTACTGCATCTGGGACGAGTCCTTCTGCTCCCTCAACCGGTTGGTGGATTTCTACAGGACTCACAGCATCGCCGTGGAGAAAGTGGTCTGCCTCAGAGACCCTCCCTCAGACACGTCCCCTCGCCTGCTGTCCCACTCTGGACGTAACCCTTATCCCAACCCCTACATAAGCAGCTCTCAGGAGTCTCTCCGCTCAACCCGCCTCTGCTCTCACCCCTCTCACCCCTCTCACCCGCCGAGAGAGTCCTCCCCACGTCTGCAGGAATCAGTTTCGGGG AAACCTCGCCTGGCTCACGCCCTCTGTGACTACACCCCAGCTCAAACCGCCCACCTCCACTTCCTGCGTGGTGACATCATTGACCTGCTGGACTGCTCCGGTTCGCTGAGCTGGAGAGGGCGCTGTCATGGACGAGTCGGAGTCTTTCCGCCAGACTACGTCCAACCATTGTACCACTGA